A genomic segment from Oncorhynchus clarkii lewisi isolate Uvic-CL-2024 chromosome 12, UVic_Ocla_1.0, whole genome shotgun sequence encodes:
- the LOC139423024 gene encoding zinc finger protein 711-like, producing the protein MDRGGGVLNFQMQNSKMQHTMIMQDFVAGMGGMAHIDGDHIVVSVPEAVLVSDVVTDEEGITFEHDLGSEVVEGPDICCSDDPDGMIMTESVLGAEVAIDEVLDSDHHQHVLTAELIEESDSVPDRVFEMVTEEIMVSNCNSETYVEEMEDSAVTIEEQDDEDGGSVSEDYLVISLDDVEEKLDMEDTPLKMGSEVMPEEDGSKEGDYDSECIKVYIFKAEADDDVNIGGTEIVAESDFHNGHTVLETGGIGKLSREKMVYMAVKDPSHEDSEINCAEMANEVYMEVIVGEEDAPTIQDSLEDSSHNKNFGTIAWAAAYGNSLDSRLENKNNTGTHYLKISDSLSTSRALKQNIKKKKKGETRQCQTAVIIGPDGQPLTVYPCHICGKKFRSRGFLKIHMKNHPDHMFKKKYQCTDCDFTTNKKVNFHNHLEGHKLIVKSDRVPEFTEFTRRYCVESPLSSNKLILRDQEPKLHHCKYCDYETAEQGLLNRHLLAVHSKSFAHVCVECAKGFRHPSELKKHMRTHTGEKPYHCQHCEFRCADQSNLKTHIKSKHGAELPFKCGHCPQAFPDERELQRHMEIFQGHKTHQCPHCEHKSTNSSDLKRHIISVHTKDFPHKCDVCEKGFHRPSELKKHAETHKGARLHQCRHCDFKTPDPFILSRHILSVHTKDLPFKCKRCRRGFRHQLELKKHMKTHSGRKVYQCQYCEYSSSDASGFKRHVISIHTKDYPHRCDYCTKGFRRPSEKSQHIARHHKDILM; encoded by the exons ATGGACCGTGGTGGAGGGGTCTTGAACTTTCAGATGCAGAACTCAAAGATGCAACACACAATGATAATGCAAGATTTTG TGGCAGGTATGGGTGGCATGGCTCACATCGACGGTGACCACATTGTGGTGTCTGTGCCAGAGGCGGTGCTGGTGTCAGATGTGGTGACTGATGAGGAGGGCATCACATTTGAGCATGACCTGGGCTCAGAGGTTGTAGAGGGGCCAGACATCTGCTGCAGTGACGACCCTGACGGCATGATCATGACTGAGTCGGTCCTGGGGGCCGAGGTGGCCATCGATGAGGTGCTGGACTCAGACCACCATCAACATGTGCTGACAGCAGAGCTCATAGAGGAATCTGACAGTGTTCCTGACCGGGTGTTTGAGATGGTCACGGAGGAGATCATGGTCTCTAACTGCAACTCAGAGACATATGTGGAGGAGATGGAAGACTCTGCAGTCACCATCGAGGAGCAGGACGATGAGGATGGGGGGAGTGTCTCTGAGGACTACCTGGTGATCTCCT TGGATGATGTTGAGGAGAAGTTGGACATGGAGGACACGCCCCTTAAGATGGGTTCTGAGGTGATGCCTGAGGAGGATGGCTCCAAAGAGGGCGACTACGACTCTGAGTGCATCAAAGTCTACATCTTCAAGGCAGAGGCTGATGATGATGTTAACATAG GTGGCACAGAGATTGTAGCTGAGAGTGACTTCCACAACGGCCACACAGTGCTGGAGACTGGGGGCATTGGCAAGCTGTCTCGAGAGAAGATGGTCTACATGGCAGTGAAAGACCCTTCCCATGAGGATTCAGAGATCA ACTGTGCTGAGATGGCAAATGAGGTGTACATGGAGGTGATAGTGGGAGAGGAGGATGCCCCTACCATTCAGGACTCCCTGGAAGACTCCAGCCATAATAAGAACTTTGGCACCATAGCCTGGGCTGCAGCTTATG GTAACAGTCTGGACTCCAGGCTGGAGAACAAGAACAACACAGGTACACATTACCTGAAGATCAGCGACAGCCTGAGTACAAGTAGAGCTCTCAAACAGAATATCAAGAAAAAGAAGAAGGGAGAGACACGTCAGTGTCAGACAG CTGTGATCATTGGTCCAGATGGCCAACCTCTGACTGTGTACCCCTGTCACATCTGCGGGAAAAAGTTCAGATCACGAGGCTTCCTGAAAATCCACATGAAGAACCACCCGGACCACATGTTCAAGAAGAAGTACCAGTGCACAGACTGTGACTTTACCACCAACAAGAAGGTCAATTTCCACAACCACCTGGAGGGCCACAAGCTCATAGTGAAGAGTGACAGGGTACCAGAGTTCACTGAGTTCACGCGGCGTTACTGTGTGGAGAGCCCCCTCAGCTCCAACAAGCTCATCCTGCGTGACCAGGAACCCAAGCTGCACCACTGTAAGTACTGTGACTATGAGACAGCCGAGCAGGGTCTGCTCAACCGCCACCTGCTGGCTGTGCACAGCAAGAGCTTTGCCCACGTATGTGTGGAATGTGCTAAGGGTTTCCGCCACCCCTCAGAGCTCAAGAAGCACATGAGGACCCACACAggtgagaagccttaccactgccaGCACTGTGAGTTCCGCTGTGCCGACCAGTCCAACCTGAAGACCCACATAAAGAGTAAGCACGGCGCTGAGCTGCCCTTCAAGTGTGGACACTGCCCCCAGGCCTTCCCTGACGAGCGGGAGCTGCAGAGGCACATGGAGATCTTCCAGGGCCACAAGACGCACCAGTGTCCGCACTGCGAGCACAAGAGCACCAACTCCAGTGACCTGAAGCGCCACATTATCTCTGTGCACACCAAAGACTTCCCTCACAAGTGTGATGTGTGTGAGAAGGGCTTCCACCGGCCTTCGGAGCTCAAAAAACATGCAGAGACTCACAAAGGTGCCAGGCTACACCAGTGCCGCCACTGTGACTTCAAGACGCCAGACCCGTTCATACTCAGCCGCCACATCCTGTCCGTCCACACCAAAGACTTGCCATTCAAATGCAAGCGCTGTCGACGGGGCTTCAGGCATCAGCTGGAACTGAAGAAGCACATGAAGACCCACAGTGGACGGAAAGTGTACCAGTGCCAGTACTGTGAGTACAGCTCCTCTGACGCTTCTGGTTTCAAACGGCACGTCATATCCATCCACACCAAG